One Terriglobia bacterium genomic window carries:
- a CDS encoding arsenate reductase family protein has protein sequence MKKIKIYEYSKCSTCRKALQFLDRNDVAYEKVPIVETPPTKAELKKMLALQGGNLKKLFNTSGEVYRAMKIGEKLPSMSESEALDLLAANGKLIKRPFVLAGGKGLVGFNEEDWKKQSW, from the coding sequence ATGAAAAAAATCAAAATCTACGAATACTCGAAATGCTCCACCTGCCGGAAGGCGTTGCAGTTTCTCGATCGCAATGACGTCGCTTACGAGAAAGTGCCCATCGTGGAGACACCTCCCACGAAGGCGGAACTCAAGAAAATGCTCGCGCTGCAGGGCGGCAATCTGAAGAAGCTCTTCAACACATCCGGTGAGGTCTATCGTGCGATGAAGATCGGCGAGAAACTGCCGTCGATGTCGGAGAGCGAGGCCCTCGATCTGCTGGCGGCTAACGGCAAGCTCATCAAACGGCCCTTCGTCCTCGCCGGCGGCAAAGGCCTGGTCGGATTCAACGAAGAGGATTGGAAGAAACAGAGCTGGTAG
- a CDS encoding DUF1585 domain-containing protein: MPVDASTELIDGTKLNGPADLRNALLGRSDQFVRTLTLNLLTYSLGHITTYQDMPLARSIVRDASAGNYRFSAIVLGIVKSAPFQMNVKR, encoded by the coding sequence TTGCCGGTCGATGCATCGACCGAACTTATCGATGGGACGAAACTGAACGGCCCCGCCGATCTTCGCAACGCGCTCCTGGGCCGATCGGATCAGTTCGTCCGGACCTTGACGCTGAACCTTCTCACCTACAGCCTCGGACACATCACCACCTACCAGGACATGCCGCTGGCACGCTCCATCGTCCGCGATGCCTCCGCCGGGAATTACCGCTTTTCCGCGATCGTTCTCGGCATCGTCAAGAGCGCCCCGTTTCAGATGAACGTGAAACGGTAG